One window from the genome of Nicotiana sylvestris chromosome 9, ASM39365v2, whole genome shotgun sequence encodes:
- the LOC104240840 gene encoding uncharacterized protein, with the protein MAATGKCFLVTGSPGVGKTTLIVRVLETLRNSNPNLKFQGFYTREIREGTERVGFEVVTLDGRKGLLASNKISSPESLRWPTVGRYRVDVASFESLALPELQVREDTDLFIIDEVGKMELYSSSFFPAVLKVLQSNIPLLASIPIPKAGRDIPGVARMRNHPGARVFTLSANNRDAMREQICSALADMLQKP; encoded by the exons ATGGCAGCTACAGGAAAATGCTTCCTCGTCACTGGCTCTCCT GGTGTTGGAAAGACAACTTTGATAGTTAGAGTACTCGAAACCCTCAGAAATTCCAATCCTAATTTGAAATTTCAGGGTTTCTATACTC GGGAGATTAGAGAAGGAACGGAGAGGGTTGGGTTTGAGGTCGTGACGCTCGATGGCCGTAAAGGGCTTCTTGCTTCTAACAAAATCTCCAG CCCAGAGTCTCTCAGATGGCCCACTGTGGGAAGATACAGGGTAGATGTTGCGTCATTTGAGTCGCTGGCATTGCCAGAGTTGCAG GTAAGGGAAGATACTGATCTCTTCATCATCGACGAAGTTGGGAAGATGGAGCTCTACAGTTCCTCATTCTTTCCAGCTGTACTAAAGGTCCTGCAATCCAATATCCCACTCTTGGCTTCTATCCCCATTCCAAAAGCAGGCCGAGATATTCCTGGAG TTGCGAGGATGAGAAATCATCCAGGAGCTAGAGTTTTTACACTCAGTGCAAATAACAGGGATGCTATGAGAGAACAGATATGTTCCGCCTTAGCAGATATGTTGCAAAAGCCTTAG